TAGCTAATTTAAATGTGTTATACAGAAAGGTTCAAAATTATCACTGGAATATAGTTGGTTCAGGATTCTTTTCTGTTCACGCAAAATTGGAAGAATATTATAATGGATTAAATACACAAATTGATGATGTTGCTGAAAGAATTTTAGCAATTGGTGGTCGTCCTTTAGGAACATTAAAAGACTACTTAGAAGTTTCTACAATTAGTGAAGCTAAAAATGAAGCAATTTCTATTGCTGACGCAGTTGCCGATGTTAAAAAAGAATTTGAAGCAATGTTAAAATTAGTAAAAGAAGTAAAAGAAGTTGCTGATGAAGAAAATGATTACGGAACATCTGCATTAGTTGATGAATATATCAGCACATATGAAAAAGATTTGTGGATGTTAAATGCTTATTTAAAATAATTTCTTTTAATTAAAAATTTTACAAAATTATTCAAAAATTCATTACTATACTTTAAATTTGAGAGAAAATCTGAATGTTGATTTTCTCTTTTTTTTAATTTTAATTTTTAAATTTTTTTGATAAAAAAATCTAATTTTTATTTCAAAATATTAAATTTTTTCAAAAATTATAAAACTTTAATAAAAAATAAATTTTCAAATCTTGAAAAAGATAAAGAAATATGTTATTATATTATGAATGATAAAAATAAATAATCATAGTTATATATAGAAAGGAGAAATAAATAATGGCAAAAAAAGATTTACATCCTGCATACAATTTTGTAGTGTTTGAAGATACTAGTAATGGAGACAAATTCTTAACAAAATCAACAAAAACTTCTAAAGAAACAACTACTTTTGAAGGAAAAGAATATCCTGTAATAAAAGTTGCAACAAGTTCAACTTCTCATCCATTCTTTACTGGAAAATCTAAATTCGTTGATGAAACTGGAAGAGTTGATAAATTTAAGAAAAAATACAATTTATAATTTGAATTATAAAAAAAATAAAAGCAGAGGTTTTTTACTCTCTGTTTTTTTTTGAATTTTTTAGAAAAAATTGAAAAATAGGAGAAAATAAATGGAAAAACCAATAAAATATGAATTGGAAAAAAAGGATAAAAATGCCAGAGCTGGTGTAATTTCAACTCCGCACGGAGAAATTAAGACTCCTGTATTTATGCCAGTTGGAACTCAGGCAACCGTTAAAGCTATGACGAAAGAAGAATTAAAAGAAATCAATTCTCAAATAATTTTGGGAAACACTTATCATTTGTATTTAAGACCTGGAGATAAATTGGTAAATGATTTTGGTGGATTACATGGCTTTATGAATTGGGATAGACCGATTCTTACGGATAGCGGCGGATTTCAAGTTTTCAGCTTGGGAGATTTGCGGGATATAAAAGAAGAAGGAGTTAATTTTCGTTCGCATATAGACGGCTCAAAACATTTTTTATCGCCGGAGAAATCTATTGAAATTCAAAATAACTTGGGAAGTGACATCATGATGGTTTTAGATGAATGTCCTCCGGGACTGTCTTCTAGGGAATATTTAATTCCATCAATTGAGCGGACTACAAGATGGGCAAAAAGATGTATAGCTGCTAATAGAAATAAAGAAACACAAGGGCTTTTTGCAATTGTCCAAGGTGGAATTTATGAGGATTTGAGGGACAAAAGTTTTAATGAGTTGTTTGAGATGGATGATAATTTTTCAGGATATGCGCTTGGAGGACTTGCAGTTGGAGAGCCTAGAGAAGATATGTACCGAATTTTAGAATATATCACGCCAAAGTTGCCGGAGAATAAACCTAGATATTTGATGGGTGTTGGAGAGCCTGTGGATATGTTAGAAGCTGTGGAAGATGGGATAGATATGATGGATTGTGTTCAACCGACAAGACTTGGAAGACATGGGACAGTTTTCACAAAATATGGAAGATTGGTTATAAAAAATTCATCTTATTCGAGAGATGACAGACCACTTGACGAGGACTGTGATTGCTATGTTTGTAAAAATTATACGAGAGCCTACATAAGACATCTTTTTAAGACTGGAGAAATTTTGGGACAAAGACTGGCGACTTATCACAATTTGCACTTTTTGTTAAAATTAATGGACAATGCTAGAAATGCTATTTTGAACGAAAAATTTCAGGAATATAAAGAAGAATTTTTGAAAAATTATGCGATGGGGAAAGAGAGCGATTGGATAAAGCCAAAGATTTTTGGAAATCCGACTATTGTGAAAAAAGGAAAAAATGAAGTTATGTTATAAAATAAAAAAAGAAGAGTTTATTTAAAAATTCTTCTTTTTTTATATTTTTTCTTTATTTTTAGTAAAAAATACAAACTGCATTATTATTATTATTTATTTAGTAATTTTTTAATCAAATATAAAAAATTTTTTTATAAAATATCATTTATCGAATAATCAGAATAAATAATTTTTCTTTCGTCAAGCAATTTTTTCAAATTAATTTTTTTACTAAAAGGAAGATATCTTAAATAAATATTTTTCCCACTTAGTTTTTTTCTGTCTTTTTTTGCCAAATTTTCAAGAAAAATGACATTTCTTGGAATTTTAATCTCAGTTGTAATTTCTATAATATTTTCGTTTTCCATTTCTTCTTTTGAAAAATCCAGTCTTTCTAAAAATTCATTGTCATTTAAAATTACACAAAATTTCTCTTTAACTTTAATATTTTTATTTTTGCCAATTTTATATTCAATTTGTTCGACTTTTTTATAATTTATTTTTTTAACTTCTTCTTTTATTTCAAAATTTTCTTGATTTTCGTCTATATTTTCCATATCTTTTATATTTTTATTTTTATCTTTATCTTTATTTTTATTTTCATCTTCATTCTCAGAATTTATATTTTCGTTTTTATTTTCATTTTCTAAAAAACTATTTTCTACAGAATTTGTTTTTAAATAATTTTCTTCTTCTTTGACAAAACAAATATTTTCTGGAATAAAATCGTAAAATACAGTAAATGGATATTCAGTTTCGTATTTTTCGTTTATTTCAAAATATTTATTTATAAAAGGTTCGTTGTATTCAAAATCATCTTTATTTTTAACAACGATTTGACTTTTTTTAGAAGTTATTTTTTTATAATAAATTCCGATTGTGAGTAAAAATATTTTAAAATCTGACATTTCATATTTAAATTCTTCTTTTTTGCTAAAAATATTTTTTATGATTAAATTTTTATTTTGTCTAAAAATTTGTGCAAGTAATTTTTTCGTCTGAGTATTATATTCCATTTTTCCAATCAAAAACTCTTTGATTTCTCTAAAAATTTCTGCATCTTCATATCCATAACCATTGAATTTATATTTTCTTCTTATCAAAACTTCGACTATTTTGTGAGTTTCAGTTTGCCTAATATTTGCAATTTTAACCGAAAATTTCCAGTTATAATATTTATTTAGCAATAAAAGCATATTTGAAATATTGTAATTAAGTCGTCCAATAATTTGTCTTCCACAAAAAAGTTCAATTTGGTCAAAATTTGCTTTCATATTTATTTTTTTATTTTCGTCCCATTCAACATTTGTATAAAAAACTGATTTTATTGGAAACGAAGTATTGAATAACGAATGATAATAGAGTAAAGTTTCGTCTTTCATTTTAGACGGTTTTACATCTTCAATATAAACTTTTGTGTAAAATTTATTTTGAAACATTTCAGATTTTAATTTATAAACGATGTCATAAATTAAATTTTTGTTCAAATCTTTAAAAAGTTCCCCTGAATTAAACCAAACTGCATTTTTATTTGAAAAACCTTTTTGCTTAAGGTCAAACATTATGTGATTTTTATTTTCTCCAATGAATTTAATATTTTCAAAAAGCACATTATTTGTCCTAAAAGTTGGCGTTGGATTTCCAAAACCAAAAGGTTTTAGTTTTTCTGTCAGCTGAAAAAATTCGTACGAAATTTTTTGTATTGGAATTTGCTTATCAATTTCGATAATTTTTACAAAATCGTCTTTTGTCAATTTAGTTTTCGCAAATTTATTTACTTTTTTTTGAAAAAGCGGAATATTTTTTATCGGAATTGTAAATCCAGCCGCACCTGAATGTCCTCCAAATTTTAAAAATAATTCTGGCATTGACTGTAGAACTTCCAAAATATTGAAATTTCCAATACTTCTGCACGAACCGACTGCAATTCCTTCATCTTCTTTAACTTCCATTATTATTACTGGTTTATAGTATTTATCAACAATTTTTGAAGCTGCAATTCCAATTACGCCGTGATGATATTCAGGCGAATAGTCGATAATTACAAAATCATTTGAAGTGTCAGTATTTTCAATTTTGTTTTCAATTTTTTCCACAATTTTATTTTGCAGTTCTTTTCTCTCAAAATTTCTGTTAATAAGTTCTTTTACAATAACTTCAATTTCTCGTTCGTTATCCGAAGTCAAAAGTTTTACAACCATTTTCGCATCTGTAAGTCTTCCAGCCGCATTAAATACAGGCGCTATGATAAATCCCACATCGTAAGTTGTGTACTCAGTTTTTTCAATATTTTGCTGATTTGAAGAAAATAATTTATAGAGCAAAAATTTTAGTCCTTTATGTTTTGTGCAAAGTAATTGCTCTAAACCAAATTTTGTAAAAATTCTATTTTCATCCGTAAGCGGCACAATATCTGCAACTGTTCCAATCGCCACCAAATCCAAATATTTATTTGTCTCTTCTTTTTTTTCAGCTCTTTCAAAAAGACAAAGCACAACCATAAAAATAGTTCCAACTCCAGCCAAAAATTCAAAAGAAAAATTGTTTTCTTTCCTTTTAGGATTAATGACCGCCAAAGCTTCTGGAATTTTTCCGCCGTGCAAATTGTGGTGATCTGTAATTATTATAGGCAAATCTATCGAATTTGCAAATTCAACTTCGGGAAAAGCAGTAATTCCACAGTCAACTGTTATTACCAAATCCGCTCCTGAATCTTTTATTTTTTTAAGTGCTTCGTTATTTAGTCCATAACCTTCATCTCGAATTGGAATGTAGTAATTTACATTTTCTGCTCCAAGTTCTTTTAGAGCTAAATATAAAACCGAAGTGGAAGTGATTCCGTCAACATCGTAATCTCCATATATCCAAATATTTTTTTGCTCCGAAATTGCTTTTTCAATTTCAACAACAGCTTTTTCCATATCGCAAAGTCCCAAAGGATTTTCGACATCTTTCAAACTTGGATTAAGAAATTTTTTTATTTTTTCGTCTGAATCAATTCCTCTTGAATAAAGAATTTGCAAAATATCTTGATCAATTGAAAACTTTTTTGCTTCATTTTGATTGGCTCTTTTTATTTTTACTTTTTTAAATTTTTCTTTTTTTTCTTTTTCATTGCTTTCATTTTTATTTTTATCTTCATTTTTTTTTATATATTCCCTTTCCTGTCGTGGACTTGGAATAACTTTTGAACGCCATCTTGTATTTCTCATTTTTTTCTCCTCTTTTAAAATTTCCCCCATTAATTTTTGTAAAGTATTTTTGGGAATTTCAAAACTTTACTTTTATATTTTACCACATTTTTAATTTTATTTAAAATTAAAAAAATAAAATTTATTTTACTTTATTTTCAAAATTTATTGACAAAGATGCATTAAATAAGGTAAAATTTTATATATTTTAATAAAAAAATAAATTTTTTTGAAAGGAGAAAAAGATACTTTATGTCAAAAAAAATAAAAATCACACCAGCTTCTGTAATAATTGGAGTTATTGGAGCTGTACTTATTTCTGCGAGTTCATTTTACACTGTTTTAAAATTTGGTGCACTGCCTTGGCCAACAGTAATGGTGACGCTAATTTCCATCATGGCGCTAAATTTTTTCAAAAAAACTGATAGCAAAGAAATTACGGTCACTCACACGATTATGAGTGCTGGATCAATGGTTGCTGGAGGTGTAGCATTCACAATGCCTGGATACTTGATATTGGGTGGAAAACTTGAAAATATCAATAAAACTTTGCTTTTTGTGACAATTTTACTTGGATCTGTGCTAGGTTGTGTTCTTTCTTTTATTTTTAGAAAAAAGATGATTGAAGAAGAGAAGCTTGAATTTCCAATTGGAGAAGCGGCTTATAATTTGGTAAATTCGGATAACACCAAAAAAGATGGACTTTTTGTCGGATTAGGAGTTCTATTTAGCACAGTTGTTTCCGTTTTGAGAGATATTAACTTTACTAAACAAAAATCTCCGATTATTCCAACGCTAATTTCTACAAAAAATGGATTTTTAAGTTTTTATGTTTCTCCACTTTTAGTTGGAATTGGCTATATTTTAGGATTTTTAAACACTTTTATCTGGTTTTTAGGAGGTGCTTTAGTTCATTTTATAGCACAGCCTTTGGCAATTTCAAAAAATATAAAAGATTTTGATCTTATGAAAAATAGTTTTGGAATGGGAATTGTTGTCGGAATTGGATTTGGAGTAATTGTAAAACTAATTTTTTCTCAATTAAAAAAGGAGAAAAAAAGCACTTCTATATTTTCAAAAAAATTATTTACTTATTTTTTAATAACAGTTTTATTAATTACTTTTATTTATAAATTACCAATTATCTTAGCATTTGTTCTTTTAGTAATTTGTATTTTATGTACAATAGTCGCTGGATATTCAACTGGAAAAACAGGTGTAAATCCGATGGAAATTTATGCAATTATCACAATTTTAATAATTTCTTTTTTAGGAAAATTAAAATTTTTAAACTTTGCTTTTTCCACAAAATTTTCAACACTTTTATTATTTTTTTTAGCGTGTATCGTCGCAGTAGCTTGTGGACTTGCGGGAGATATTTTAAATGACTTTAAATCAGGTTATAAAACTAAAACTGATCCAAAAGAACAGTTTTTAGGAGAACTTATAGGAGCTGTTGTGAGTTCGGTTGTTATAACTTGGCTATTTTTCGTATTTTTTAACATTTATAAAAATATTGGTCCAAAAGAAAATTCAGAGTTAATAGTGCTTCAAGCTTCAATTGTTGCTTCAATTATAAATGGAATTCCATTTATTCAGTTTTTCTTTACAGGACTTTTAATCGGTTTTGCACTTTATATGTTAAATTTTCCTGTGCTAACTTTTGGAATAGGAATTTATGTCCCATTTTACTTGACTTTGCCAGTATTTTTAGGTGGACTTCTAAATTTAATCTTTGGAAAAATTTCTACTAAATTTTCACAAAAATTTATGATGTTTTCAAACGGATTGATGTCAGGTGAAGCAATTATCGGAGTGATAATTTCACTGATTGCATATTATTTTATATTATTTCGCTAAAAATTAAAACATGACGAGAGGTGATTAAATTGATTTTAGGATTTGACATTGGAAATACTCATATTGTTCCAATTTTTTACAGCAATGAAGGGGAAATTTTGGCATCTTTTAGAATTCCTACAAATTTAACTTATACAGAAGACACTTTTTTTGCCGTATTAAAGACATTATCTGAAAATAGTAAAATAGATATTTACAAAACTCAAAGTATTATTGTTTCTTCAGTTGTGCCACATATAAATGAAATTTTTTATTATCTTGGAAAAAAATATTTTAAACTTACGCCAAAATTTATTTCGCTAAAAAATACAAAAAAAGAAATTATTTTTTCAGAAAATTTTGAGCGTGGATTGGGAGCTGACAGGATTTGTGACATTTTAGCTCTTAAAAAAACTTATAAAAAAAATGAATTTGTTGTAATTGACTTTGGCACAGCAACTACTTTTGATGTGATAAAAGACTCAGTTTACTGTGGTGGCTGTATTTTACCTGGCATCACGCTTTCAATAAATGCGTTATTCACAAATACGGCAAAATTGCCAAAAGTTTCATTTGAAAACTCAAATTCAGCACTTGGTACAAATACAACAGAGCAAATTAATGCGGGAATATTTTTTGGAAATGTTGGAGCAATAAAAGAACTTATTTTTCAGTACAAAAAAGATTTTCCAAACGCTTGTGTAATAGCGACAGGTGGACAAGGTAAAAAAATTTCTGAATATGTTGAAACAATAGATGAATATATAGAAAATTTAGGTGCTAAAGGAATTTTTGAGTTTTATAGACTAAATAAAGATTAATTTTTTTTATTTTTAAAAATTTTTTGAATTAAAATAAAATAATTAAAAGTTGAAAAGTTTTATTTTTTTGATTTGATAAATATCTTTTAATTCAATTAAACTTAAGAGTAAAAAAAAGATTTTGAATAAAAAATAGGGGGGATATAATCCCCTTATTTTATAATTTTATCAATAACTCCTCCACCTAAACATTCTTCGCCATTGTAGGCAACCACAATTTGTCCCAATGTTACCGCTTTTTGTGGAGAATCAAAAATCACTTCGTATTTTTCGCCATCCAATTTATTAATTGTTGCTTTTGTATCAGCTTGTCTGTATCTGAATTTTAC
This genomic stretch from Leptotrichia sp. oral taxon 218 harbors:
- a CDS encoding type B 50S ribosomal protein L31, translated to MAKKDLHPAYNFVVFEDTSNGDKFLTKSTKTSKETTTFEGKEYPVIKVATSSTSHPFFTGKSKFVDETGRVDKFKKKYNL
- a CDS encoding OPT/YSL family transporter translates to MSKKIKITPASVIIGVIGAVLISASSFYTVLKFGALPWPTVMVTLISIMALNFFKKTDSKEITVTHTIMSAGSMVAGGVAFTMPGYLILGGKLENINKTLLFVTILLGSVLGCVLSFIFRKKMIEEEKLEFPIGEAAYNLVNSDNTKKDGLFVGLGVLFSTVVSVLRDINFTKQKSPIIPTLISTKNGFLSFYVSPLLVGIGYILGFLNTFIWFLGGALVHFIAQPLAISKNIKDFDLMKNSFGMGIVVGIGFGVIVKLIFSQLKKEKKSTSIFSKKLFTYFLITVLLITFIYKLPIILAFVLLVICILCTIVAGYSTGKTGVNPMEIYAIITILIISFLGKLKFLNFAFSTKFSTLLLFFLACIVAVACGLAGDILNDFKSGYKTKTDPKEQFLGELIGAVVSSVVITWLFFVFFNIYKNIGPKENSELIVLQASIVASIINGIPFIQFFFTGLLIGFALYMLNFPVLTFGIGIYVPFYLTLPVFLGGLLNLIFGKISTKFSQKFMMFSNGLMSGEAIIGVIISLIAYYFILFR
- a CDS encoding Dps family protein, which gives rise to MSKTVEKLNLYLANLNVLYRKVQNYHWNIVGSGFFSVHAKLEEYYNGLNTQIDDVAERILAIGGRPLGTLKDYLEVSTISEAKNEAISIADAVADVKKEFEAMLKLVKEVKEVADEENDYGTSALVDEYISTYEKDLWMLNAYLK
- a CDS encoding type III pantothenate kinase is translated as MIKLILGFDIGNTHIVPIFYSNEGEILASFRIPTNLTYTEDTFFAVLKTLSENSKIDIYKTQSIIVSSVVPHINEIFYYLGKKYFKLTPKFISLKNTKKEIIFSENFERGLGADRICDILALKKTYKKNEFVVIDFGTATTFDVIKDSVYCGGCILPGITLSINALFTNTAKLPKVSFENSNSALGTNTTEQINAGIFFGNVGAIKELIFQYKKDFPNACVIATGGQGKKISEYVETIDEYIENLGAKGIFEFYRLNKD
- the tgt gene encoding tRNA guanosine(34) transglycosylase Tgt; translation: MEKPIKYELEKKDKNARAGVISTPHGEIKTPVFMPVGTQATVKAMTKEELKEINSQIILGNTYHLYLRPGDKLVNDFGGLHGFMNWDRPILTDSGGFQVFSLGDLRDIKEEGVNFRSHIDGSKHFLSPEKSIEIQNNLGSDIMMVLDECPPGLSSREYLIPSIERTTRWAKRCIAANRNKETQGLFAIVQGGIYEDLRDKSFNELFEMDDNFSGYALGGLAVGEPREDMYRILEYITPKLPENKPRYLMGVGEPVDMLEAVEDGIDMMDCVQPTRLGRHGTVFTKYGRLVIKNSSYSRDDRPLDEDCDCYVCKNYTRAYIRHLFKTGEILGQRLATYHNLHFLLKLMDNARNAILNEKFQEYKEEFLKNYAMGKESDWIKPKIFGNPTIVKKGKNEVML
- the recJ gene encoding single-stranded-DNA-specific exonuclease RecJ, which gives rise to MRNTRWRSKVIPSPRQEREYIKKNEDKNKNESNEKEKKEKFKKVKIKRANQNEAKKFSIDQDILQILYSRGIDSDEKIKKFLNPSLKDVENPLGLCDMEKAVVEIEKAISEQKNIWIYGDYDVDGITSTSVLYLALKELGAENVNYYIPIRDEGYGLNNEALKKIKDSGADLVITVDCGITAFPEVEFANSIDLPIIITDHHNLHGGKIPEALAVINPKRKENNFSFEFLAGVGTIFMVVLCLFERAEKKEETNKYLDLVAIGTVADIVPLTDENRIFTKFGLEQLLCTKHKGLKFLLYKLFSSNQQNIEKTEYTTYDVGFIIAPVFNAAGRLTDAKMVVKLLTSDNEREIEVIVKELINRNFERKELQNKIVEKIENKIENTDTSNDFVIIDYSPEYHHGVIGIAASKIVDKYYKPVIIMEVKEDEGIAVGSCRSIGNFNILEVLQSMPELFLKFGGHSGAAGFTIPIKNIPLFQKKVNKFAKTKLTKDDFVKIIEIDKQIPIQKISYEFFQLTEKLKPFGFGNPTPTFRTNNVLFENIKFIGENKNHIMFDLKQKGFSNKNAVWFNSGELFKDLNKNLIYDIVYKLKSEMFQNKFYTKVYIEDVKPSKMKDETLLYYHSLFNTSFPIKSVFYTNVEWDENKKINMKANFDQIELFCGRQIIGRLNYNISNMLLLLNKYYNWKFSVKIANIRQTETHKIVEVLIRRKYKFNGYGYEDAEIFREIKEFLIGKMEYNTQTKKLLAQIFRQNKNLIIKNIFSKKEEFKYEMSDFKIFLLTIGIYYKKITSKKSQIVVKNKDDFEYNEPFINKYFEINEKYETEYPFTVFYDFIPENICFVKEEENYLKTNSVENSFLENENKNENINSENEDENKNKDKDKNKNIKDMENIDENQENFEIKEEVKKINYKKVEQIEYKIGKNKNIKVKEKFCVILNDNEFLERLDFSKEEMENENIIEITTEIKIPRNVIFLENLAKKDRKKLSGKNIYLRYLPFSKKINLKKLLDERKIIYSDYSINDIL